From Dreissena polymorpha isolate Duluth1 chromosome 15, UMN_Dpol_1.0, whole genome shotgun sequence, a single genomic window includes:
- the LOC127859282 gene encoding uncharacterized protein LOC127859282, which yields MSKANKGKTIHKCSYCYEIFTCHRDVVHHTIKAHQSCELLCPWCIKAEHLFRYPADLSRHTQHQHLEVYHSLPPRTLTAANCFYFSKVPAQYMELFVAVSVFTSLEAQFAMKSVAQWCTGRTPGASHWMTGWQLAKSTSTNPQISSSSVIASSSQKTTDHSKTPSSTTLPLSFPLILKSIDISNGAVKIFVSSETHLYQVRLLQQARSRPEVIGRIVTLSATTVEMFIAPPAAKFELCPDDEARKHISKLLAIDANDLTTVRQMPYTLKRSLPIHTTHIAKKICASPLPPSHPPTHPSKTPSITPIPQPVSPVSDRSQSSTSSLHDLKTPSPCSLGSPSPIDLENTTPSTNVHAASSTHTTTTDSSTTAAATIPQVSPLFYRPPPDCSTPLLYVPSSCATPSYHPTTMTSFRPVQARVRFAPPTVPSSPSAPIYIPTPKNNDLQLMARSLLSTGNMPVLPPAPREWSLVPDESIHLTPCLSWPPKNWTSFSPEEKGVLTEYAAGALEMASGIHPIQRQVLLYKYSYLSLTGAMIPPNKDTQMIFFNFKTVRDIALGISTFPKEFQKQFLECLQPLSPVDMVKFAAVPLRLTSE from the coding sequence GCAAGACCATCCACAAATGTAGTTACTGCTACGAAATATTTACTTGTCACCGGGATGTGGTGCACCACACCATCAAAGCGCACCAGTCCTGCGAATTGCTGTGTCCATGGTGCATTAAGGCTGAGCATCTCTTCCGTTATCCCGCGGATCTCAGCAGGCATACCCAACATCAGCATCTTGAAGTCTACCACTCCTTGCCCCCACGAACCCTGACAGCAGCCAACTGTTTCTACTTCTCCAAGGTGCCAGCACAGTACATGGAACTTTTTGTTGCTGTGTCTGTATTCACGTCCCTAGAAGCCCAGTTCGCCATGAAGAGTGTTGCCCAGTGGTGCACTGGTCGCACCCCTGGGGCCTCACATTGGATGACAGGTTGGCAGCTTGCCAAGTCCACCTCCACCAATCCCCAgatttcatcatcatcagtgaTCGCCTCTTCATCTCAGAAAACCACTGACCACTCCAAGACTCCTTCGTCCACCACTTTACCACTGTCCTTCCCCCTCATCTTGAAATCTATCGACATTTCGAATGGGGCCGTCAAGATTTTCGTTTCATCGGAAACCCACCTCTATCAGGTCAGGCTGCTTCAGCAGGCTCGTAGTAGACCCGAGGTGATAGGGAGAATTGTGACCCTCTCCGCTACAACCGTAGAAATGTTTATCGCCCCACCTGCTGCAAAGTTTGAATTGTGTCCTGATGACGAAGCACGGAAACACATCTCCAAACTGCTTGCCATCGACGCAAATGATCTAACCACAGTCCGTCAGATGCCCTACACATTGAAGAGGTCCCTCCCAATCCATACAACCCACATAGCCAAGAAGATTTGTGCCAGTCCACTGCCGCCTTCTCACCCACCTACACATCCATCGAAGACCCCATCCATCACCCCTATTCCGCAACCTGTCTCACCTGTTTCAGATCGTAGTcaatcatcaacatcatccttGCATGATCTGAAAACACCATCACCTTGTTCTCTAGGATCTCCTTCACCAATCGACCTTGAGAATACTACCCCTTCAACAAATGTCCATGCAGCCTCCAGCACTCACACAACTACAACAGACTCCAGTACAACTGCTGCTGCGACCATTCCCCAAGTATCTCCGTTGTTTTACAGACCACCTCCAGACTGCAGTACTCCCTTACTCTACGTCCCATCATCATGTGCAACGCCAAGTTATCATCCTACAACGATGACATCCTTCAGGCCCGTACAAGCAAGAGTCCGCTTCGCACCACCAACTGTTCCTTCCTCTCCTTCAGCCCCCATCTACATCCCCACTCCTAAAAATAACGACCTGCAACTAATGGCTCGAAGCCTCTTGTCTACTGGAAATATGCCAGTCCTCCCTCCAGCACCCAGAGAATGGAGTCTGGTCCCTGATGAAAGCATTCATCTGACCCCCTGTCTATCGTGGCCACCAAAGAATTGGACATCATTTTCACCAGAAGAAAAGGGTGTCCTCACTGAGTATGCTGCTGGTGCGCTGGAAATGGCAAGCGGAATTCACCCGATCCAGCGCCAAGTCCTTTTGTATAAATACAGCTATCTTTCACTGACTGGAGCCATGATTCCTCCAAACAAGGACACACAAATGATTTTCTTCAACTTCAAAACAGTTCGGGACATTGCTCTTGGGATAAGTACCTTCCCAAAGGAATTCCAGAAGCAGTTTCTTGAATGTCTTCAACCTTTAAGTCCTGTGGACATGGTGAAGTTTGCTGCCGTCCCATTGAGGCTAACGTCTGAATAA